In a genomic window of Nostoc sp. UHCC 0870:
- a CDS encoding O-antigen ligase domain-containing protein — MKKFFKLEHDIQPENVPEKVVWWAIANTYFIWVFGGLYVVGSVLCWVLLLFLLIKILAQTKDTPPEEKISIPLSIWVWIAGMLAMEVALVAGHMDYNLPTSLIIKSSIGWAKGWAALALYPLAGCLKIRPQIIYRAVCVVGFHTLIITPFLLLTPMLHLPQILYVSPLKAVGGPGNEFFDVPLYEIDGSTGDLRWRLFTPWGPALGFVGNVNFMLALQEKNKRWRWFGLIGSIIMCFVCKSRMAQVCIVAIPLLTTVLSGLARPMILIGLGITSYLGGIFSPSIILAFNNFWDGFKAARAGSTRVRMALKRIAVYRWHTEAPIWGHGIVEAGPHLVEYMPIGSHHTWAGVLFVKGIVGFIAIAVPMAFSFVDLLIKSLDPNRPAAKVGLSILMILFLYTFGENLEILVYLYWQGLIVMGIGSQEKGEARYKQVGSKDFSP, encoded by the coding sequence ATGAAAAAATTTTTTAAGTTAGAACATGATATTCAGCCGGAGAATGTACCGGAAAAAGTGGTATGGTGGGCGATCGCTAACACCTACTTTATTTGGGTTTTTGGTGGACTATATGTTGTGGGGTCTGTTTTGTGTTGGGTGCTGCTACTATTTCTCTTAATTAAAATCCTGGCACAGACAAAAGACACCCCACCAGAGGAGAAAATTTCTATTCCCTTGTCTATCTGGGTGTGGATTGCTGGGATGTTGGCGATGGAAGTAGCCTTGGTTGCTGGACATATGGACTACAATCTGCCAACTAGTTTAATTATTAAGTCTTCCATTGGTTGGGCTAAAGGTTGGGCTGCATTGGCTCTTTATCCCTTGGCGGGTTGTTTAAAAATTCGCCCACAAATTATTTATCGGGCTGTTTGTGTTGTTGGTTTTCATACGTTAATAATTACCCCTTTTTTATTGTTAACTCCCATGCTGCACTTGCCCCAAATCTTATATGTCTCACCATTAAAAGCAGTAGGAGGGCCGGGTAATGAATTTTTTGATGTCCCTCTCTATGAAATTGATGGTAGTACAGGTGATTTGCGTTGGCGGCTATTTACCCCTTGGGGGCCAGCTTTAGGTTTTGTCGGCAATGTTAATTTTATGTTGGCCTTGCAAGAAAAAAATAAAAGATGGCGGTGGTTTGGCTTAATCGGATCTATAATCATGTGCTTCGTTTGTAAGTCTCGCATGGCTCAAGTTTGTATTGTGGCGATTCCCTTGCTGACAACGGTTTTATCTGGACTGGCTCGCCCAATGATCTTAATTGGACTAGGAATCACTAGTTACCTGGGGGGGATTTTCTCGCCATCGATTATTTTAGCTTTTAATAATTTTTGGGATGGTTTTAAGGCTGCAAGGGCGGGTTCAACACGGGTACGTATGGCTTTAAAACGGATTGCGGTTTATCGTTGGCATACTGAAGCTCCAATTTGGGGACATGGCATAGTTGAAGCCGGGCCTCACCTAGTAGAATATATGCCTATTGGTTCTCACCATACTTGGGCAGGTGTATTGTTTGTTAAGGGCATTGTCGGGTTTATCGCCATAGCTGTACCAATGGCTTTCAGTTTCGTTGATTTGTTAATTAAGTCTTTAGATCCCAACCGTCCCGCCGCTAAAGTTGGCTTGAGTATTTTGATGATTCTATTTCTCTATACTTTTGGGGAGAATTTAGAGATTTTAGTCTATCTATACTGGCAAGGACTAATAGTTATGGGCATTGGTTCTCAAGAAAAGGGGGAAGCAAGGTATAAGCAAGTTGGTAGTAAGGACTTTAGTCCTTAG
- a CDS encoding GumC family protein — translation MTERRLIFPLAIIIGIVKARWLRYGVLSVLGNVLIWGSTIQYLKVTKPTYTSEFALILTGASFGVNVNLPEIGQASSFSASGLGSSTFDPRANYEYIFTSEPVLKAAAAIAKMPDESFKPRIKLLDNTTMMLFEMTGKSPEDARIKSLALYQAMVDRINALRAEEISQRGQPTQKILLSTQKKLEESQTRLSEYKVRSGLSFPDQVGNLSSNIEQLRRQRAEATAQEQLTSKRMQQLIQDLGLTPQEAADGFLLHADQIFQKNLKDYSEATTSLEVLMTKYGDNHPQVIKESKRREAAWIALLDRSKFLTRKQLTPNTLIRLTLAVNGSGRDTLFQSLIVYQSDQKGLLAQIKALDSEIARLERRLDSLSQRQSILENLKRDQQIAEAVFASTLTKLDLGQGDIFSAYPLIQMAMQPSLPKDPTTPKKGLIFAGAAAGSVFSTLGLLILWIRKPWIDKLANWLS, via the coding sequence ATGACAGAACGACGCTTGATTTTTCCCCTAGCAATCATTATCGGTATTGTAAAAGCCCGATGGTTGCGTTATGGGGTGCTGAGTGTGTTGGGTAATGTTCTGATCTGGGGGTCAACAATCCAGTATTTAAAAGTGACGAAACCAACCTACACTAGTGAGTTTGCGCTGATTTTAACCGGGGCTAGTTTTGGTGTGAATGTTAACCTACCAGAAATTGGTCAGGCTTCTTCCTTTAGTGCTTCTGGGTTGGGTAGTTCTACTTTCGATCCTAGAGCTAATTATGAATATATTTTTACCAGTGAGCCAGTATTAAAGGCAGCAGCTGCGATCGCTAAAATGCCAGATGAGTCATTCAAGCCCCGGATCAAACTGTTAGACAACACTACCATGATGTTGTTTGAGATGACAGGTAAAAGTCCAGAGGATGCACGCATTAAATCTTTGGCTCTCTATCAAGCAATGGTAGATCGCATCAATGCTTTACGGGCTGAGGAAATCAGTCAGCGTGGTCAACCTACGCAAAAAATCTTGCTTTCCACTCAAAAGAAACTCGAAGAATCTCAAACACGGCTGTCGGAATACAAAGTACGCTCTGGCTTGAGTTTTCCTGATCAAGTGGGTAATCTCTCTTCTAATATTGAGCAGTTGCGCCGACAACGTGCAGAGGCTACAGCCCAAGAGCAACTTACCAGCAAAAGAATGCAGCAGCTGATCCAAGATTTAGGACTGACTCCCCAAGAAGCAGCCGATGGGTTTTTGCTCCATGCAGACCAAATCTTTCAAAAAAACCTCAAGGACTACAGTGAAGCGACAACAAGCTTAGAAGTTTTAATGACTAAGTATGGTGATAACCATCCCCAAGTTATTAAGGAAAGTAAACGTCGTGAGGCTGCTTGGATTGCTCTTTTAGACCGCAGTAAATTCCTTACACGTAAACAACTGACTCCAAACACACTAATCCGTTTAACTTTAGCAGTGAATGGGTCTGGCAGGGATACATTATTCCAAAGTTTAATAGTTTACCAATCTGATCAAAAGGGACTCCTAGCTCAGATTAAAGCTTTGGACTCCGAAATTGCTCGCCTAGAGAGGCGTTTAGATAGTCTATCTCAACGGCAATCTATCTTAGAAAATTTGAAGCGAGATCAACAGATTGCCGAAGCTGTCTTTGCTTCCACACTAACCAAATTAGATTTAGGCCAAGGAGATATTTTTTCGGCCTATCCTTTGATACAGATGGCAATGCAGCCTAGTTTACCAAAAGACCCCACAACTCCTAAAAAGGGCTTGATTTTCGCTGGGGCGGCCGCTGGTTCAGTTTTTTCTACCCTCGGTCTTTTAATATTGTGGATTCGTAAACCTTGGATAGATAAGCTTGCTAATTGGTTGTCTTGA
- a CDS encoding polysaccharide biosynthesis/export family protein: MFKHIIFHAIFIILSWTTPSFALPLSPGDRVKVIIPEGEEFSGIFEVNLEGDLEIPYLSPLPVVGLEPKQVEENLTTALIHGAFFQPSFLQVNVRVVQWASVEVFVSGATFLPGRVFINELSPGDRTQPPVAVAGQYPPNRYLAVAIRDAGGVKPNADIKRIQLIRDRETRIVDLSGILTGEPFADIPLIAGDRIIIPDSGKMHNELVRPSPITPIGVKVFLSNVTEPDPSNPPPDGVSFAYGARFSHAVAAANCAGGTRGTNAARKAVLARTEQLTGKTTYIERSVNRLLMDTKNNDANNPFLMGNDIVVCYDSKVVEFRDVIQTILNPLSILRNIFR, translated from the coding sequence ATGTTCAAACATATAATTTTCCATGCCATATTCATAATTTTGAGTTGGACAACACCCAGTTTTGCTTTACCTCTATCTCCTGGCGATCGCGTTAAGGTGATCATTCCTGAAGGGGAGGAGTTTAGTGGCATTTTTGAGGTCAATTTAGAGGGAGATTTGGAGATTCCCTATTTATCTCCTTTACCTGTGGTGGGGTTAGAACCAAAGCAAGTTGAGGAAAATCTCACTACAGCTTTGATTCATGGGGCTTTCTTCCAACCCTCGTTTTTGCAAGTAAACGTGAGGGTGGTGCAGTGGGCTTCAGTGGAAGTCTTTGTCAGTGGGGCGACATTTTTACCGGGACGGGTATTTATTAATGAACTCTCTCCAGGTGATAGAACCCAACCCCCGGTAGCAGTGGCGGGACAATATCCCCCTAACCGTTACTTGGCGGTGGCTATCCGCGATGCTGGTGGAGTTAAACCTAATGCTGATATTAAACGCATTCAATTGATCCGCGATAGAGAAACCCGGATAGTAGATTTGTCTGGAATTTTAACCGGTGAACCCTTTGCAGATATCCCACTCATTGCAGGCGATCGCATTATCATCCCCGATTCTGGCAAGATGCACAATGAGTTAGTCCGTCCTTCACCAATTACCCCCATTGGGGTGAAAGTCTTCCTCTCGAATGTGACTGAACCAGATCCTAGTAATCCTCCTCCTGATGGCGTATCTTTTGCTTATGGTGCGCGTTTTTCTCATGCGGTGGCTGCGGCTAACTGTGCAGGAGGAACACGGGGAACTAATGCAGCACGTAAAGCCGTACTGGCGAGAACTGAACAATTAACAGGGAAAACTACTTACATAGAGCGGAGTGTCAACAGACTGCTTATGGATACGAAAAATAATGATGCTAATAATCCCTTTTTAATGGGCAATGATATTGTCGTCTGTTATGACTCCAAAGTAGTGGAATTTCGGGACGTGATCCAAACCATTCTTAACCCTCTCTCAATTCTACGAAATATATTCAGATGA